A genome region from Candidatus Methylomirabilota bacterium includes the following:
- a CDS encoding glycosyltransferase — protein MATINKPIVAGLGYGPIEAIIRSIDRGVHSLGHRSIVACSADSRVAGEQYATVHRSLGDYWRGDTADRRNLIETHLSRALERAQRGDIAVIQMHEWLDYIFNGAFHPHAPIVMTLHVQAKDSVIKEFYRGGRSGVPIPRVHFVAISEFQKRQYHGLANIYKTIHHGIEVQEYPSKEEPDKGGYLFSIGRITQAKGQDKAIELAKTTGSKLIIAGCVQNRPADKEFFEGLKSSIDLFVDVGKQAVDENYYCKVIKPLLDCDKRIIYIGELDSEQKKLWYRHARATLFPIQWGEPFGLVLIESMACGTPVLAFNEGAVPEILVDGKTGFVVDSLGAMIEALDLVDGIDPRECRRHVREHFSVTRMAHEYSELYQQIAVDFECKAAAAGPRAPLWRPAIPGVLTA, from the coding sequence GTGGCTACGATCAACAAACCGATCGTAGCGGGGCTCGGCTACGGTCCCATAGAAGCCATCATCCGCAGTATCGATAGAGGAGTCCATTCTTTGGGCCATCGCTCGATCGTCGCTTGCTCCGCTGATTCAAGAGTCGCAGGGGAGCAATACGCAACAGTCCATCGAAGCCTCGGCGACTATTGGCGGGGAGACACTGCCGACCGACGGAATCTCATCGAGACACATCTTTCAAGGGCCCTGGAAAGGGCGCAAAGGGGCGACATCGCCGTCATCCAAATGCACGAATGGCTGGATTACATCTTCAACGGCGCATTCCACCCGCACGCGCCGATCGTGATGACCCTTCACGTTCAGGCCAAAGACAGCGTGATCAAAGAATTCTACCGGGGTGGGCGCAGCGGCGTCCCGATCCCCCGCGTGCATTTTGTCGCGATAAGCGAGTTCCAAAAGCGGCAGTATCATGGGCTGGCGAACATATACAAGACCATCCACCATGGGATCGAAGTGCAAGAGTATCCATCCAAGGAGGAGCCGGACAAGGGAGGCTATTTGTTCAGTATCGGCAGGATAACTCAGGCCAAGGGACAGGACAAGGCCATAGAACTGGCCAAAACGACCGGTTCTAAGCTCATTATCGCCGGTTGTGTCCAGAACAGACCCGCGGACAAGGAGTTCTTCGAGGGGCTGAAGAGTTCGATCGATCTGTTTGTCGACGTCGGAAAGCAAGCCGTTGATGAGAATTACTACTGCAAGGTGATAAAGCCTCTATTGGACTGCGACAAGCGGATCATCTACATCGGAGAGCTCGACAGTGAGCAGAAAAAGCTATGGTACCGGCATGCGCGGGCCACCCTATTCCCCATACAATGGGGGGAGCCGTTCGGCCTCGTCTTGATCGAATCCATGGCGTGCGGCACGCCTGTCTTAGCGTTTAATGAGGGGGCTGTTCCGGAAATCCTGGTGGACGGGAAGACCGGCTTCGTGGTGGATTCTCTGGGCGCCATGATCGAGGCGCTTGACCTAGTCGACGGCATCGACCCTCGTGAATGCCGGAGGCATGTGCGGGAGCATTTTTCTGTCACGAGAATGGCCCATGAGTATTCGGAGTTGTATCAGCAGATAGCGGTCGACTTCGAATGCAAAGCAGCCGCGGCCGGGCCTCGGGCCCCTCTTTGGAGACCTGCCATCCCCGGCGTCCTGACCGCATGA